The following are encoded in a window of Lentisphaera araneosa HTCC2155 genomic DNA:
- a CDS encoding ATP-binding protein, whose amino-acid sequence MYPCGFFGSHSHECRCTSTQIQRYRNKISGPLLDRIDLHLEVNPLSQQELMNKANGESSESIRERVEKARALQYQRFGESRTNASLNAKELQELCELDSGSRALLEQAISSLDLSARAYDRILRVSRTIADLEASETNQAQHIAEAIQYRTLDRKL is encoded by the coding sequence ATTTATCCCTGTGGCTTTTTTGGAAGTCATAGCCACGAGTGCCGGTGCACCTCCACGCAGATACAAAGGTACCGAAATAAGATTTCTGGACCGCTCTTGGATCGCATTGATTTACACCTAGAAGTGAACCCTCTGAGTCAGCAGGAACTGATGAATAAAGCCAATGGCGAGAGCTCGGAATCCATCCGCGAACGCGTTGAAAAGGCGAGGGCGCTGCAGTACCAACGCTTTGGCGAGAGCCGCACAAATGCTAGCCTCAATGCCAAAGAGCTCCAGGAACTCTGCGAACTGGATTCGGGAAGTCGAGCCTTGCTCGAACAAGCGATCTCGAGTCTCGACCTCTCAGCTCGAGCCTACGACCGCATTTTGCGAGTCTCGCGAACCATAGCCGACCTGGAAGCTAGCGAAACTAACCAAGCTCAACATATTGCCGAAGCAATCCAGTACCGCACCCTCGATCGTAAACTTTAG
- a CDS encoding Gfo/Idh/MocA family protein, translating into MKKINLALWGDNGHQIYKDLELYPEFELVAIGAFAESAESDLLQKYSDIKLENDFEKLIHDYGVEMISLCSGHRSEQADLAVRALDKGIHVYAEKPCALSEKDLDRIIASAAKSKALFHEMAGTLWEEPYWSIRKIVQSGQIGEVVQVLAQKSYPYADWRPRNEKVDGGLLAQVGVHAARFVEHVAGQKIKDIYSQTSTLGEVRKNSDLKMATSFSGRLENGGLYSCIANYLHNPGMGSWGNEMLRIFGTKGMIESCDAGARTRMIIGDKDFGDLDLSDEKLDFLAEFIKEICESRKMLLSLEEELSPTRWMIRARGFQ; encoded by the coding sequence GTGAAGAAAATTAACTTAGCTCTTTGGGGAGATAATGGTCATCAGATTTATAAAGACCTAGAATTATATCCAGAGTTTGAGCTTGTGGCAATTGGTGCTTTTGCAGAGTCCGCAGAAAGTGATCTTTTGCAAAAGTACTCTGATATCAAACTTGAAAATGATTTTGAAAAGTTAATCCATGACTATGGCGTCGAGATGATTAGCTTGTGTTCAGGGCACCGTTCAGAACAGGCTGATTTAGCTGTGCGCGCTTTAGATAAAGGCATACATGTCTATGCAGAAAAGCCCTGTGCTCTAAGTGAAAAAGATTTAGATAGAATTATTGCGAGCGCCGCAAAGTCAAAGGCGCTCTTTCATGAGATGGCGGGTACACTTTGGGAAGAGCCTTATTGGTCCATTCGCAAGATTGTGCAAAGTGGTCAGATTGGAGAAGTGGTTCAGGTTCTTGCTCAGAAATCGTATCCCTATGCAGATTGGCGACCACGGAACGAAAAAGTGGATGGAGGTCTATTGGCTCAAGTTGGAGTTCATGCCGCACGTTTTGTGGAGCATGTTGCTGGACAAAAGATCAAAGATATTTATAGCCAAACAAGTACACTTGGCGAAGTCCGCAAAAATTCAGACTTGAAAATGGCGACTAGCTTCAGCGGTAGGCTTGAGAACGGAGGGCTTTATTCTTGTATAGCGAATTATCTCCACAATCCCGGTATGGGTAGCTGGGGCAATGAAATGCTACGGATCTTTGGGACCAAGGGAATGATTGAAAGTTGTGACGCGGGAGCACGTACAAGAATGATTATCGGCGATAAGGATTTTGGTGACTTGGATTTGTCGGATGAAAAGCTTGACTTTTTAGCCGAATTTATTAAAGAAATTTGCGAAAGTCGCAAAATGCTACTTTCTCTTGAAGAAGAACTCAGCCCAACGCGCTGGATGATTAGAGCTAGGGGTTTTCAATAA
- a CDS encoding glycoside hydrolase family 43 protein, with amino-acid sequence MITKYKNPILPGFYPDPSACRVGDTFYMVTSSFEYFPAVPIFKSKNLIDWEQIGHCLSRKSQLDLIGCKASGGIYAPTIRYHQGLFYMVTTDTTGIGNFYVSAKDPAGEWSEPIKVAQGGIDPSLFWDDDGKCYFASNHLHWADQQGAWIREMNPKTGELLGDGPTFMWGGTGGKYPEAPHIYKRNDFYYLVMAEGGTELTHAVTMARSNNIYGPYEACPNNPILSHRGSAEPIQSTGHAEFFEDQNGQWWMVCLAVRHGQYPLVHHLGRESYLAPVNWDGDWPLIEGDYLQLCMDVPQSLPAPHKEQNKFEFIDNFSTHELDLTWNFRRNPIPNSWSLESQGLRLKCSETTLDSSDQLSWVGRRQQHFDCLAETELSFAPKDKEEAGLTVGMNESHWHALSIHYKNNQRFITLKRAIGSIRFEVNSSPIPAAGKVKLRLTSDDIWYTFSAEVQGKTYELGQAEVRHIATEIAGGFTGAYIALYASSNGAESANTALFHNFCYKDISTRAHDDRGLISMVNPDIVADNLAL; translated from the coding sequence ATGATTACAAAATATAAAAACCCTATCCTCCCTGGCTTCTATCCGGATCCCAGTGCCTGCCGAGTTGGCGATACTTTCTACATGGTTACAAGCAGCTTCGAATACTTTCCTGCTGTACCAATCTTTAAAAGTAAAAATCTCATTGATTGGGAACAAATTGGCCATTGCTTAAGTCGTAAAAGCCAACTCGACCTCATTGGCTGTAAAGCATCAGGAGGGATTTATGCCCCCACAATTCGTTATCATCAGGGACTTTTTTATATGGTCACGACCGACACCACAGGCATTGGCAATTTTTATGTAAGCGCAAAAGATCCTGCAGGTGAGTGGTCCGAGCCAATTAAAGTCGCCCAGGGTGGTATTGATCCCTCACTTTTTTGGGATGATGATGGAAAATGCTATTTTGCCTCGAACCACCTTCATTGGGCTGATCAGCAAGGTGCTTGGATTCGCGAAATGAACCCAAAAACGGGTGAACTACTTGGCGATGGCCCGACTTTCATGTGGGGTGGAACTGGAGGTAAGTACCCCGAAGCTCCACATATTTATAAAAGGAATGATTTTTATTACCTCGTAATGGCTGAGGGAGGTACAGAATTGACTCATGCCGTGACCATGGCTCGATCTAACAATATATACGGCCCCTATGAAGCCTGCCCTAATAATCCTATACTTAGTCATCGAGGTTCCGCTGAACCCATACAATCCACTGGTCATGCTGAATTTTTTGAAGATCAAAATGGCCAATGGTGGATGGTTTGCTTAGCTGTTCGTCACGGTCAATACCCACTCGTTCATCATTTAGGACGCGAATCCTATCTTGCACCAGTTAATTGGGATGGCGACTGGCCACTAATTGAAGGTGATTATCTGCAGCTCTGCATGGATGTGCCCCAATCCTTACCTGCCCCACATAAAGAACAAAATAAGTTTGAATTCATTGATAATTTCTCCACTCACGAACTCGACCTAACTTGGAACTTTCGACGTAATCCAATTCCAAATAGCTGGTCCTTGGAAAGCCAGGGACTGCGACTAAAATGCTCCGAAACGACTCTCGATTCCAGCGACCAGCTCTCCTGGGTAGGACGTCGTCAACAGCATTTTGACTGCCTAGCGGAAACTGAATTAAGCTTTGCCCCAAAAGATAAAGAAGAAGCCGGACTCACTGTTGGTATGAATGAGAGTCATTGGCACGCTTTGAGCATTCATTATAAAAATAATCAACGTTTTATTACACTAAAACGCGCTATAGGCTCCATTCGTTTCGAGGTCAATTCAAGCCCAATCCCCGCAGCAGGAAAAGTCAAACTCCGTTTAACAAGTGATGATATCTGGTATACTTTTAGTGCAGAAGTTCAGGGAAAAACTTATGAGCTCGGCCAGGCCGAAGTTCGCCATATTGCAACGGAAATTGCGGGTGGTTTCACCGGAGCCTACATCGCACTTTACGCCAGCTCAAATGGTGCAGAGTCCGCAAACACCGCCCTCTTTCATAATTTCTGTTACAAAGATATTTCGACCCGGGCTCACGATGACCGTGGACTCATTAGCATGGTGAATCCCGACATCGTTGCTGACAACCTCGCTTTATAA
- a CDS encoding glycoside hydrolase family 2 TIM barrel-domain containing protein, whose product MFKTRNSFIDLNGTWKFNPDPYQRCRQQSWWKQEGDNSGFFPCFNMDGMWDTQVPSTWKKEFEELKWYDGHANYARDFDVNEIPEGHEAFLCIDSATYRSEVYLNGEHVGNHEWGYSPFQFKVTDLLKEGSNRLFVLIDNFMQEDRVPGIRTDWNNDGGLTGSVRIIFVPKSYVENFRTQTVLEDGKVKVQVEIFAQSTEGETTLDYEFKIDELALSHKASAKVGEKEKFEFVLEPSQIELWDQENPKLYDTIIETATETIKDEIGFREIKTEGEKILLNGKEIRLYGVAVHSEFPDTGRVPTAEGIELMLEKARELGCNFLRCAHYPYAEEFGKAMDRAGMLWWEEVPVYWLPKIHEEPLLSKALGMMREAVLRDWNRASLIFWSVSNECAGDGTAAGSNSDLTTGNYPYWTKACAQIRDLDPSRLISSADSGHRKTEANKDWTPDAGDHFDTEIAKESWHPGHPDEFYELMDVLGANLYVSNPGDNPIATQKFVDMLKRFNKPLMITEFGSMSTTEETDRPETDLGHPVRHEKILREAYATYHDHEEIVGYVPWALMDCRVPMHWRWYNRGSGTFAYGMLDNNYQKKHVFDVVQDEITKLRKRFND is encoded by the coding sequence ATGTTTAAAACTCGAAATTCGTTTATCGACCTTAATGGAACTTGGAAGTTTAATCCAGATCCTTACCAACGTTGCAGGCAGCAATCTTGGTGGAAACAAGAAGGGGATAATTCAGGTTTTTTCCCTTGCTTCAATATGGATGGGATGTGGGATACGCAGGTGCCATCAACATGGAAAAAGGAATTTGAAGAACTGAAGTGGTACGATGGCCATGCCAACTACGCACGTGACTTCGACGTCAATGAAATTCCTGAAGGGCATGAGGCCTTTTTATGTATTGATAGTGCGACCTATCGCTCAGAAGTTTATCTCAATGGTGAGCATGTAGGTAATCACGAATGGGGTTATTCTCCTTTTCAATTTAAGGTAACAGATTTACTTAAAGAAGGCAGTAATCGTCTATTTGTGCTGATCGATAATTTCATGCAGGAGGATCGCGTACCTGGTATTCGTACCGATTGGAATAATGATGGTGGTCTCACGGGTTCGGTTAGAATTATTTTTGTGCCAAAGAGCTATGTAGAGAATTTTAGAACTCAGACAGTTTTAGAAGATGGCAAGGTCAAGGTTCAGGTCGAGATATTTGCGCAGTCAACTGAAGGTGAAACGACTTTGGATTACGAGTTTAAAATTGATGAATTGGCTTTGAGTCATAAGGCTTCTGCAAAAGTCGGCGAAAAAGAAAAATTTGAATTTGTTTTAGAGCCTTCACAGATTGAACTTTGGGATCAAGAAAATCCTAAGCTCTACGATACAATCATTGAAACGGCAACAGAAACTATTAAAGATGAAATTGGTTTTCGCGAAATTAAAACTGAGGGAGAAAAAATCCTTCTCAATGGTAAAGAGATTCGCCTCTATGGTGTCGCAGTCCACTCTGAATTCCCTGATACAGGTCGCGTTCCCACAGCTGAGGGCATAGAGCTGATGCTTGAAAAAGCACGTGAACTAGGTTGTAACTTTTTGCGCTGTGCACATTACCCTTATGCCGAAGAGTTTGGCAAGGCGATGGATCGCGCGGGTATGCTATGGTGGGAAGAAGTTCCTGTATATTGGTTACCCAAGATTCATGAAGAACCTTTGTTGAGTAAAGCCCTTGGGATGATGAGGGAGGCTGTATTACGCGATTGGAATAGAGCTTCATTGATTTTTTGGTCAGTTTCCAATGAGTGTGCCGGAGATGGAACTGCAGCGGGTTCAAATAGCGACTTAACGACAGGCAATTATCCCTACTGGACGAAAGCATGTGCACAAATTCGCGATTTAGATCCTAGTCGACTCATTAGTTCAGCTGACTCAGGTCACAGGAAAACTGAAGCGAATAAGGACTGGACTCCAGATGCAGGAGATCACTTTGACACGGAAATTGCTAAAGAAAGTTGGCATCCAGGCCATCCAGATGAGTTTTATGAATTGATGGATGTTTTGGGGGCAAATCTCTATGTTTCCAATCCAGGAGATAACCCCATTGCGACACAGAAATTTGTAGATATGCTCAAGCGCTTTAATAAGCCACTTATGATTACGGAGTTTGGTTCTATGTCAACTACAGAGGAAACTGATAGACCAGAGACTGATCTTGGTCACCCGGTACGTCACGAAAAAATCTTGCGAGAGGCCTACGCCACTTACCATGATCATGAAGAAATTGTGGGTTATGTGCCTTGGGCCTTGATGGATTGTCGTGTGCCTATGCACTGGCGTTGGTATAATCGTGGGTCGGGAACCTTTGCCTATGGAATGTTGGATAATAATTACCAAAAGAAACATGTCTTTGACGTCGTTCAGGATGAAATCACCAAGCTACGCAAAAGGTTTAATGATTAG
- a CDS encoding sodium:solute symporter family transporter, producing the protein MGYFGTIDYIFMGIYVCVLVGLGLYLKGKASESIEDYITGAGKIPWWAMGISGMAQFLDLTGTALIVSFLFMLGPQGLFIEFRGGAVLILAFMMLWVGKWHRRSGCLTGAQWNIFRFGDCWGGRFAQLISVVAVVLTTIGMLAYLTKGVGIFLSTFLPFSPEYCAYGLIFLAAVYTMFSGFYGVIFTDLFQGGIILVAVIYISVKAFALVGSSEEISAVAMQVTNNPDWMSAVPKWNANMPKGYESYKPLIPLMLFYLFRNVFHGIGNIGDPKYFGAKNDRECGKLTALWTIMMTFRWPMMMGIAVLGLFLVKDLFPDMSVLSQAGELIHSHFPDIKEQGWGALISGIANNPQNYSPELIANLQGLLGSEQYVEKLSLISYDGTVNPEKILPAVLILTVTEGLRGIVVLALIAASMSTFDSTVNMATGMTVNDLYRKYFRPDAETKELIRVSWVTVAILVVGGVIFANSVSSIHEIWGWLMMGLGGAFLVPNLLRLYWWRFNGTGSAVGSLVGMTAAVIQRIIWPEMNEFEQLGYSLVAGLIGGVIGTFMDKPTEPEVLKTFYMKTRPFGFWGHLKRMLPEEEQKKVSQEHFYDLISVPFALVWQVSMFLAPMLLVLHYWTAFWGTMVLFCIGGTGLYFFWWKKLPEVNFYEDNDTSLLNDQEELASENSP; encoded by the coding sequence TTGGGTTATTTTGGAACAATTGATTATATATTTATGGGGATATACGTCTGCGTACTCGTAGGCCTAGGTCTCTATCTCAAAGGTAAAGCATCGGAAAGTATAGAAGACTACATTACGGGTGCGGGTAAAATTCCTTGGTGGGCCATGGGCATTTCGGGTATGGCTCAATTCTTAGACTTGACGGGAACGGCGCTGATTGTTTCCTTCCTCTTTATGCTCGGCCCACAAGGTCTCTTTATTGAGTTCCGAGGCGGCGCTGTTTTGATCCTCGCATTCATGATGCTTTGGGTGGGTAAATGGCATAGACGTTCGGGCTGCTTAACAGGTGCTCAGTGGAATATTTTCCGTTTTGGTGATTGTTGGGGCGGTCGTTTTGCTCAGCTCATCAGTGTTGTTGCCGTTGTCTTGACCACAATTGGTATGTTGGCTTACTTGACTAAAGGCGTGGGTATCTTCCTTTCTACGTTTTTACCTTTTTCACCTGAGTACTGTGCTTATGGACTTATCTTTCTAGCAGCTGTCTACACCATGTTTTCTGGTTTTTATGGCGTTATCTTTACTGACTTGTTCCAAGGAGGCATTATTCTCGTTGCCGTTATTTACATAAGTGTGAAAGCTTTTGCTCTTGTGGGAAGTTCTGAAGAAATCTCTGCGGTGGCGATGCAAGTGACCAATAACCCCGATTGGATGAGTGCGGTTCCCAAGTGGAACGCCAATATGCCCAAAGGCTATGAATCCTATAAACCTCTGATACCGCTGATGCTGTTCTACCTATTTCGAAATGTTTTTCACGGTATTGGCAACATCGGTGATCCCAAATATTTTGGTGCAAAAAATGACCGTGAATGTGGTAAGCTCACAGCTCTATGGACAATTATGATGACTTTCCGCTGGCCAATGATGATGGGTATAGCTGTTCTCGGTCTCTTCCTTGTCAAAGATTTATTTCCCGATATGTCAGTACTCAGTCAAGCGGGTGAACTTATTCACAGTCATTTCCCTGATATAAAAGAGCAGGGCTGGGGCGCGCTTATCTCCGGTATCGCTAACAATCCTCAAAACTACTCGCCTGAACTGATTGCTAATCTTCAAGGCCTCTTAGGTTCTGAACAATATGTGGAAAAACTCAGTCTTATTTCTTATGATGGCACAGTGAACCCTGAAAAGATTTTACCTGCAGTATTGATTTTAACAGTTACAGAGGGCTTACGCGGGATTGTGGTACTAGCCTTAATTGCGGCTTCGATGTCGACTTTTGATAGCACAGTTAATATGGCGACGGGGATGACCGTCAATGACCTCTACCGCAAGTATTTTAGACCAGATGCTGAAACTAAAGAACTCATCCGCGTCAGTTGGGTGACTGTAGCTATTTTAGTTGTCGGTGGTGTGATCTTTGCCAATTCAGTTTCAAGTATTCACGAAATTTGGGGTTGGTTGATGATGGGCTTAGGTGGCGCATTTCTCGTTCCGAATTTACTGCGCCTTTACTGGTGGCGCTTTAACGGCACCGGCTCCGCTGTTGGCTCATTAGTAGGGATGACTGCTGCCGTTATACAACGTATCATATGGCCAGAAATGAATGAGTTTGAGCAATTGGGCTATTCTTTAGTCGCTGGTTTAATTGGTGGTGTAATAGGTACTTTCATGGATAAGCCGACTGAACCTGAAGTCTTAAAGACTTTTTACATGAAAACCCGTCCTTTTGGTTTTTGGGGACACCTCAAGCGCATGCTACCAGAGGAAGAACAAAAGAAAGTCAGCCAAGAGCATTTTTATGATCTTATTTCAGTGCCTTTTGCTTTGGTTTGGCAAGTCTCCATGTTCTTAGCACCCATGCTTTTAGTTTTACACTATTGGACAGCATTTTGGGGAACTATGGTTTTATTCTGCATAGGTGGTACTGGGCTCTATTTCTTTTGGTGGAAAAAACTACCTGAGGTAAATTTCTATGAAGATAACGACACCAGTCTCCTAAATGATCAAGAGGAGCTAGCTAGTGAAAACAGTCCTTAA
- a CDS encoding right-handed parallel beta-helix repeat-containing protein: MKTVLNLLLVISLCFSCTSDRGMWDDRIETLAKPGDDLQEILDRGYDLHLQKGQVYRLTKALKFKKDGQRILTAGAKTIADYAILRPADNSVQQLINGNAMDHILLKNIALDGYRRFYSGSIKIHNVPQPALAFFGGNGANYQTVDSCLFMDTRTWSTLKIHEGGDHCVVKNNIILGAGVGPRGNGREASEKPFAWGDGITCASKNTLIANNLILDPTDVGAVLFGAPGSVVRDNVIATISRESLGGINLVDPLGYYKMDEEVLRTDYRGSKLINNYVDAWGGRIHIAFPMGAGIWVPSKQDKILHGAEIRSNTVAGGAASYGFVAHNVENFTIFDNKSTAIYSGLADGLGDQLPEKPGPFIYDAETVKDSKLQKEFKKSERHVLHLLRCNHGKTNELGYRVYRYGDDEVEAVVTAAYEEILGRKPTLRELTRYVNILQKELKNSDWLRRDLMNNKEFKKQFPGIPESRLQNFRWALWLSLIDQEQRKNRGDSAMDLYSALRKNILKADIRTELQEDIKAFALEKAF, from the coding sequence GTGAAAACAGTCCTTAATTTACTTCTTGTAATTAGCTTATGTTTTTCTTGTACGTCTGATAGGGGAATGTGGGATGACCGCATAGAGACTCTCGCAAAACCAGGTGATGACCTACAGGAGATCCTCGACCGAGGCTATGATCTGCACTTGCAAAAGGGGCAGGTTTACCGCCTAACAAAAGCTTTAAAGTTTAAGAAAGATGGTCAAAGGATTTTAACTGCAGGGGCTAAAACCATTGCTGACTACGCAATTTTAAGGCCTGCGGACAATTCGGTACAACAATTGATCAATGGCAATGCCATGGATCATATCCTATTAAAAAACATAGCTTTAGATGGTTATCGTCGCTTCTATTCGGGTTCGATTAAAATACATAATGTACCCCAGCCAGCCTTGGCTTTTTTCGGGGGAAATGGCGCGAACTATCAGACAGTCGATAGCTGCCTCTTTATGGACACGCGAACTTGGTCCACATTAAAGATTCACGAAGGTGGTGATCACTGTGTCGTTAAAAATAATATTATTCTTGGTGCTGGAGTAGGTCCACGTGGTAATGGACGCGAAGCGAGTGAGAAACCCTTTGCTTGGGGCGATGGCATTACTTGTGCCTCAAAGAATACTCTGATTGCCAACAACCTCATACTCGACCCCACGGATGTGGGAGCCGTGCTTTTTGGTGCTCCAGGAAGTGTAGTAAGAGATAATGTCATTGCGACAATTTCTCGTGAATCACTCGGCGGGATTAACTTGGTTGATCCCCTAGGCTATTACAAAATGGACGAAGAGGTTTTACGCACAGATTACCGTGGCTCGAAACTTATCAATAATTATGTGGATGCTTGGGGCGGACGCATTCATATTGCTTTCCCCATGGGTGCAGGCATTTGGGTGCCATCCAAACAAGATAAAATTTTACACGGTGCCGAAATCCGTTCAAACACAGTGGCAGGTGGAGCGGCGTCTTATGGTTTTGTGGCTCACAACGTGGAAAACTTCACCATCTTTGATAATAAGAGTACAGCAATTTACTCAGGACTTGCCGATGGCTTAGGGGATCAACTCCCAGAAAAACCAGGTCCATTTATTTATGATGCCGAAACAGTGAAAGACTCAAAGCTCCAAAAAGAATTCAAGAAATCAGAGCGTCATGTCTTACACCTACTACGCTGTAATCATGGTAAGACTAATGAATTGGGTTACAGAGTTTATCGCTATGGTGATGATGAAGTTGAAGCAGTGGTCACGGCTGCCTATGAAGAGATCTTAGGACGCAAGCCGACTTTGCGTGAATTGACGAGGTATGTAAACATCCTTCAAAAAGAATTGAAAAATTCGGACTGGCTACGTCGTGACCTAATGAATAACAAAGAGTTTAAAAAGCAATTTCCAGGTATACCGGAAAGTCGTCTACAGAATTTTCGTTGGGCACTTTGGTTAAGCTTGATTGACCAAGAACAGAGAAAGAATAGGGGGGATTCCGCAATGGATCTCTACTCAGCCTTACGTAAAAATATTTTAAAAGCAGATATTAGAACAGAATTACAAGAAGATATTAAAGCCTTTGCTTTGGAGAAGGCCTTTTAA
- a CDS encoding GntR family transcriptional regulator produces the protein MLRNKDITEMLKKRFKKGYYAMSGIPSERDLADELGVARMTARRALAKLVEEGYLNRKSTGRLEFNPKLVVKNKQICFLAPSGSSNDVALWLKDLYSAASELAINIRPVFYSSWDDIVFHSAFEGFDGLFFIPRSDNIPAWINKKLQKTATRLVVLGYDMSNMNFPSLNIFSNIFISQLLDKFVDLGHEKVDCFNVQAHNITISKRIEHWGVWKKMHNIQGDLLDINGSNDHEGSVCRDYISELIQKGEFKSKALFCLTMPAAIGACRALRDHGLEAGKDVAICVADGELQAELYCPSITSLERPDMKPYLKVCIDWILDPSSEWNGNLLFEASNVRLHQGESTQN, from the coding sequence ATGCTACGCAATAAAGATATCACAGAGATGCTTAAAAAGCGTTTTAAAAAGGGTTATTACGCCATGAGTGGAATTCCCTCTGAGCGTGACTTGGCAGATGAACTTGGTGTAGCTCGTATGACTGCTCGTCGTGCTTTAGCCAAATTGGTAGAAGAGGGCTACTTAAACCGAAAGTCTACCGGACGACTCGAGTTCAATCCAAAGCTGGTGGTTAAGAACAAGCAAATTTGCTTCTTGGCTCCAAGCGGAAGTTCAAATGATGTGGCCCTTTGGTTAAAGGACCTTTACAGCGCTGCCTCAGAACTCGCAATTAATATTCGTCCGGTCTTTTATTCTAGTTGGGATGACATTGTCTTTCATAGTGCTTTTGAAGGCTTTGATGGCCTATTTTTTATTCCCAGATCAGATAATATTCCTGCCTGGATCAATAAAAAGCTTCAAAAAACAGCAACTCGCTTAGTAGTTCTTGGTTATGATATGTCGAACATGAACTTCCCTTCACTGAATATTTTCTCCAATATTTTTATTTCTCAGCTTCTCGATAAGTTCGTAGACCTCGGTCATGAAAAAGTAGATTGCTTTAATGTCCAAGCTCATAATATAACGATAAGTAAACGTATAGAGCATTGGGGCGTATGGAAGAAAATGCATAATATCCAAGGAGACCTTTTGGATATCAATGGATCCAATGACCATGAAGGCTCAGTTTGTCGAGATTATATTTCCGAGCTCATTCAAAAGGGTGAATTTAAGAGTAAGGCACTCTTTTGTTTAACAATGCCGGCCGCGATCGGCGCTTGTCGAGCTTTGCGCGACCATGGTTTAGAGGCTGGTAAAGATGTGGCTATTTGCGTAGCTGATGGTGAGTTACAGGCAGAGCTCTACTGCCCCTCAATTACTTCGCTCGAACGTCCAGATATGAAACCCTATCTAAAGGTTTGTATTGACTGGATCTTAGACCCTTCGAGTGAATGGAATGGAAACCTGCTTTTCGAAGCATCTAACGTAAGACTTCATCAAGGCGAATCGACTCAAAACTAA
- a CDS encoding RbsD/FucU domain-containing protein has protein sequence MFNHPLLNPALHELLMRVRHTNTIVISDKGFPFWPEIETIDISLADDQPSVLDVLKVILPHFTVGKCWMAEEFNSWNNEETKKQFAAVLSDIPREFKDHDEFKKLVPKAIGLIRTGGTASYSNIILESA, from the coding sequence ATGTTCAATCATCCATTACTCAATCCAGCACTTCACGAACTGCTCATGCGAGTTCGCCACACTAACACCATAGTCATTTCAGACAAAGGTTTCCCCTTCTGGCCAGAGATCGAAACTATCGACATCTCCCTGGCAGATGATCAACCTTCAGTCCTCGATGTTCTCAAAGTCATTCTACCTCATTTTACAGTGGGTAAATGTTGGATGGCTGAAGAATTTAATTCATGGAATAATGAAGAAACAAAAAAACAATTTGCCGCAGTTCTTTCAGATATTCCGCGTGAATTCAAAGATCACGACGAATTTAAAAAGCTCGTACCAAAAGCCATTGGTCTTATAAGAACAGGTGGGACAGCATCTTACTCCAATATCATTCTCGAAAGCGCCTAA